One genomic region from Mauremys reevesii isolate NIE-2019 linkage group 7, ASM1616193v1, whole genome shotgun sequence encodes:
- the FAM89B gene encoding leucine repeat adapter protein 25: MNGLQPPQDCLGGNVCSIEGLPPLPKGLSGILNSSGGSWREIEKVYSKKTRIQDDLSKSRAASEKLLRSKPANLDSALAMLRKEMVGLRQLDMSLLCQLWSLYESIQEYKGLFQDMSSSLHSEGSYAAENGFSDEDDEFEVEPPGPDVRKETPLLGRLSLPQPQNSRDQWLQDSFHITI, from the exons ATGAACGGCCTCCAGCCACCCCAGGACTGCCTGGGGGGCAATGTATGCTCCATCGAAGGTCTCCCCCCACTTCCCAAGGGCCTCAGTGGGATCCTTAACTCCAGTGGTGGCTCGTGGCGTGAGATCGAGAAAGTGTACAGCAAGAAGACACGGATCCAGGACGACCTGAGCAAGTCACGGGCGGCCTCTGAGAAGCTGCTGCGGAGCAAACCGGCCAATCTGGACTCAGCGCTGGCCATGCTGCGCAAGGAGATG gtggGCCTGCGCCAGCTGGACATGtccctgctgtgccagctgtggtCGCTGTACGAGTCGATCCAGGAGTACAAGGGGCTATTCCAGGACATGTCGTCGTCCCTGCACTCCGAGGGCTCCTACGCCGCTGAGAATGGCTTCTCTGATGAGGACGATGAGTTTGAGGTGGAGCCGCCGGGCCCTGATGTGCGCAAGGAGACCCCACTGCTGGGCCGGCTCAGTCTGCCTCAGCCCCAGAACTCCCGTGACCAGTGGCTGCAGGACTCCTTCCACATCACCATCTGA
- the ZNRD2 gene encoding protein ZNRD2, which produces MEALPGRGGRGWDGSGAAARASRASSMALNAAGNDDGNWEPPSEAELKVIQARRERQDKISRVMGDYLLKGYRMLGECCEECGTILLQDKQRKLYCVACQELNSDIDKDNPALNAQAALSQVRERQLASTSEEAAPLGYLPAAQQQPHVPRPEHCEGAASGLRAAATAAAIPQAQPAPTLALPASPLAAAEDAILQKLGWASQELQHSASIELSLQLCSLIRSCAESLKCLKELTPQ; this is translated from the exons ATGGAGGCGCTTCcgggcagaggggggaggggctgggacggAAGCGGCGCTGCAGCAAGGGCGTCCCGAGCGAGCAGCATGGCCCTGAACGCGGCAG GCAACGATGATGGGAACTGGGAGCCACCTTCAGAGGCAGAGCTGAAGGTGATCCAGGCACGGAGGGAGAGGCAGGATAAGATCAGCAGAGTGATGGGCGACTACCTGCTCAAGGGGTACCGCATGCTGGGGGAGTGCTGCGAAGAGTGTGGG ACCATCTTGCTTCAAGACAAGCAGAGGAAACTTTACTGCGTGGCCTGCCAGGAGCTCAACTCTGACATCGACAAGGACAACCCGG ccTTGAACGCCCAGGCTGCCCTGTCCCAGGTCCGTGAGCGCCAGCTGGCCTCCACCTCCGAGGAGGCTGCGCCTCTTGGGTACCTCCCAGccgcccagcagcagccccatgtGCCGCGCCCAGAACACTGTGAGGGGGCGGCCTCGGGACTCCGAGCTGCCGCCACTGCGGCTGCCATACCACAGGCCCAGCCTGCCCCAACGCTTGCCCTGCCTGCTagccccctggctgcagcagaggATGCCATCCTCCAGAAGCTGGGCtgggccagccaggagctccagcACAGCGCCTCCATCGAGCTCAGCCTCCAATTATGCAGCCTCATCCGCTCCTGCGCTGAGTCCTTGAAATGCCTCAAGGAGCTGACCCCACAGTGA